A genomic segment from Amycolatopsis camponoti encodes:
- a CDS encoding DUF6292 family protein — protein sequence MSILIDFERDTEFSFERGLRGYIAAVARAVGVGLESCTLDAGTPAAAYIALDWRLNRFPGHDLALVWDEVHGWAAAIEDRDGPTVLTHLGGAVLPEPRAVGRFLSAVRAGDPDAGTPDAPALREPGDHETLLRALVR from the coding sequence TTGAGCATTCTGATCGATTTCGAGCGCGACACGGAGTTCTCGTTCGAGCGGGGGCTGCGCGGGTACATCGCCGCGGTGGCCCGCGCGGTGGGGGTCGGGCTGGAGTCCTGCACCCTGGACGCGGGAACGCCCGCGGCGGCGTACATCGCGCTCGACTGGCGCCTGAACCGGTTCCCCGGGCACGACCTGGCGCTGGTCTGGGACGAGGTCCACGGCTGGGCGGCGGCGATCGAGGACCGCGACGGGCCGACGGTCCTGACCCACCTCGGCGGTGCCGTGCTCCCCGAACCCCGCGCGGTGGGCCGGTTCCTCTCGGCGGTCCGCGCCGGCGACCCGGACGCCGGGACGCCCGACGCGCCGGCGCTGCGCGAGCCGGGTGATCACGAGACGCTGCTGCGCGCGCTGGTCCGGTGA
- a CDS encoding S9 family peptidase: MDGMGELTAEAVVDRLLPREPRVSPDGRWVVYVTAPLGRVGKYPVTGLWLAPADGSAPAREIAGGEAEHRAPRWAADSGSVFFLSDRDERGTTQLYRIGLAGGAPERLTEWAGGISGHVPLPGSVVLIAPDAADHAGDPLVRTTPPADDGPVRRPSAEDVDGGLEQPGRSSAGPARDPSHAWDTRARPDRLWLLDLRAFSVRPLGALGDRHVDQVAARPDGEVLAVFTWSCADREPGVFEPGLHLVDLATGDTRDEGTPALEASDPAWWHDGVGWHLAYLGRTPPDLIGGTAVFEGGENLTEGMTTCPFELVQVDDGPPLALFAEGLDTTIRRLDPGFTEVAEVQGTSLTASRDGRTVAVVRSTGTEPEQLFAGPPRDLVRIGAAVPPRTWGAQHRLSYRAADGLDLDGLLILPPGKSRTDGPFPLVTLVHGGPYDRYADRFHLGWYPSGQWLAAAGFAVFLPNARGGLGHGHAFAHRVAGDVGGAEFTDVLTGIDLLVEDGVADETRLGIGGWSHGGFFAAWAVTRTDRFAAALVGAGVIDWPLLAATGEHSRFEAALGGVDNSPITHAAKIRTPVLILHGEGDTNVPLSQAELLHHALRGKHHEFVVYPRENHSIRERDHQIDVLNRSRAWFSHLLA, from the coding sequence ATGGACGGCATGGGGGAGTTGACGGCGGAAGCCGTGGTGGACCGGCTGTTACCGCGCGAACCGCGGGTGTCCCCGGACGGCCGCTGGGTCGTGTACGTGACGGCGCCGCTGGGACGGGTGGGGAAGTACCCGGTCACGGGCTTGTGGCTGGCGCCGGCCGACGGGAGCGCGCCCGCCCGGGAGATCGCGGGTGGCGAGGCCGAGCACCGGGCGCCGCGCTGGGCGGCGGACTCCGGCTCGGTGTTCTTCTTGTCGGACCGCGACGAGCGCGGGACCACGCAGCTGTACCGGATCGGCTTGGCCGGTGGCGCTCCCGAGCGGCTGACGGAGTGGGCCGGGGGAATCAGCGGCCACGTCCCGCTGCCGGGATCGGTGGTGCTGATCGCGCCGGACGCGGCGGACCACGCGGGCGATCCGCTGGTCCGGACCACCCCTCCGGCCGACGATGGTCCGGTCCGCCGCCCTTCGGCGGAGGACGTCGACGGCGGTCTCGAGCAGCCGGGCAGGTCATCGGCCGGACCGGCCCGCGATCCATCCCACGCCTGGGACACCCGAGCCCGTCCCGACCGGCTCTGGCTGCTCGACCTGCGGGCCTTCTCCGTCCGCCCGCTCGGCGCGCTCGGCGACCGGCACGTCGACCAAGTGGCGGCCCGGCCGGACGGGGAAGTGCTCGCCGTCTTCACCTGGTCGTGCGCCGATCGTGAGCCCGGGGTCTTCGAACCCGGCCTCCACCTCGTCGACCTCGCCACCGGCGACACCCGCGACGAAGGCACCCCGGCGCTGGAAGCGTCCGACCCGGCCTGGTGGCACGACGGCGTCGGCTGGCATCTCGCCTACCTCGGCCGGACCCCGCCGGACCTGATCGGCGGCACCGCCGTCTTCGAGGGCGGCGAAAACCTCACCGAGGGCATGACCACCTGCCCCTTCGAACTCGTCCAGGTCGACGACGGCCCACCGCTCGCGTTGTTCGCCGAGGGCCTGGACACGACCATCCGCCGCCTCGACCCCGGCTTCACCGAGGTCGCCGAGGTCCAGGGCACCTCGCTGACCGCGAGCCGTGACGGCCGGACGGTCGCCGTCGTACGGAGCACCGGGACCGAGCCCGAACAGCTCTTCGCCGGCCCGCCGCGCGACCTCGTCCGGATCGGCGCGGCCGTCCCGCCCCGGACCTGGGGCGCCCAGCACCGGCTGTCCTACCGAGCCGCCGACGGCCTGGACCTCGACGGGCTGCTGATCCTCCCGCCGGGAAAGTCCCGGACCGACGGCCCGTTCCCGCTCGTCACGCTCGTCCACGGCGGCCCCTACGACCGGTACGCCGACCGCTTCCACCTCGGGTGGTACCCCTCGGGCCAGTGGCTGGCCGCCGCCGGTTTCGCGGTCTTCCTCCCGAACGCCCGCGGCGGCCTCGGCCACGGCCACGCCTTCGCGCACCGCGTCGCCGGGGACGTCGGCGGCGCCGAGTTCACCGACGTCCTCACCGGGATCGATCTCCTCGTGGAAGACGGCGTCGCCGACGAAACCCGGCTCGGGATCGGCGGCTGGAGCCACGGCGGGTTCTTCGCCGCCTGGGCCGTAACCCGGACCGACCGCTTCGCCGCCGCCCTGGTCGGCGCCGGCGTCATCGACTGGCCACTGCTCGCCGCCACCGGCGAGCACTCCCGGTTCGAGGCCGCGCTGGGCGGCGTCGACAACAGCCCGATCACCCACGCCGCGAAGATCCGCACGCCCGTCCTCATCCTGCACGGCGAAGGCGACACCAACGTCCCGCTCTCCCAGGCGGAACTCCTGCACCACGCGCTCCGAGGCAAACACCACGAGTTCGTCGTCTACCCGCGGGAGAACCATTCGATCCGCGAACGCGACCACCAGATCGACGTCCTGAACCGTTCGCGCGCGTGGTTTTCACACCTGCTCGCCTAG
- the hpaD gene encoding 3,4-dihydroxyphenylacetate 2,3-dioxygenase, with translation MTTTPPDVLRCAYAELVVTDLAASRAFYVDVLGLVVTHEDAEALYLRAFEEYLHHSLVLRKGSTPALAVLAYRVRSPLDLDLAETYYRELGVRVDRRPAGATRGIGEAVRVVDPLGFPVEFFHEAEHVERFTQRYDVHGAGALSRLDHFNLDTPDVPAARKYYEGLGFRVSEDIQDDEGTVYAAWMFRKPTVHDVALTGGDGPRLHHIAFASHERHQILHICDHLGALRKPGMIERGPGRHGVSNAFYLYLRDPDGHRVEIYTHDYYTGDPDNPVITWDVHDNQRRDWWGNPVVPSWYTDASVVLDLDGVVRPVVARAEPREADVTIGADGFSFSTGETEFKLGEQV, from the coding sequence ATGACCACCACCCCGCCGGACGTCCTCCGCTGCGCGTACGCCGAACTGGTCGTCACCGACCTGGCGGCGTCGCGGGCGTTCTACGTCGACGTGCTCGGGCTCGTGGTCACGCACGAGGACGCCGAAGCGTTGTACCTGCGGGCGTTCGAGGAGTACCTGCACCATTCCCTGGTGCTGCGCAAGGGATCCACGCCCGCGCTGGCCGTCCTGGCCTACCGCGTCCGCAGCCCCCTCGATCTCGACCTGGCCGAGACCTACTACCGCGAACTCGGTGTCCGGGTGGACCGCCGTCCGGCGGGCGCGACCCGCGGCATCGGCGAAGCGGTGCGCGTCGTCGACCCGCTCGGGTTCCCGGTGGAGTTCTTCCACGAGGCCGAGCACGTCGAGCGGTTCACGCAGCGCTACGACGTCCACGGCGCCGGCGCGCTGTCGCGGCTGGACCACTTCAACCTGGACACCCCGGACGTCCCGGCGGCCCGGAAGTACTACGAGGGCCTGGGTTTCCGCGTGTCCGAGGACATCCAGGACGACGAAGGCACGGTGTACGCGGCCTGGATGTTCCGCAAGCCGACGGTCCACGACGTCGCCCTGACCGGCGGCGACGGCCCGCGGCTGCACCACATCGCGTTCGCGTCGCACGAACGGCACCAGATCCTGCACATCTGCGACCACCTGGGCGCACTGCGCAAGCCCGGCATGATCGAGCGCGGCCCGGGCCGGCACGGCGTCTCGAACGCGTTCTACCTCTACCTCCGGGATCCCGACGGGCACCGCGTCGAGATCTACACCCACGACTACTACACCGGCGACCCGGACAACCCGGTGATCACCTGGGACGTGCACGACAACCAGCGCCGCGACTGGTGGGGCAACCCGGTGGTGCCGAGCTGGTACACCGACGCGTCCGTGGTGCTGGACCTCGACGGCGTGGTCCGGCCGGTCGTCGCCCGGGCCGAGCCGCGCGAAGCCGACGTCACCATCGGCGCCGACGGGTTCTCCTTCAGCACCGGGGAGACGGAGTTCAAGCTAGGCGAGCAGGTGTGA
- the hpaE gene encoding 5-carboxymethyl-2-hydroxymuconate semialdehyde dehydrogenase encodes MTHHVPQGLPGELKHYIGGELVDSVSGKTFDVLDPVSNTPYATAAAGRAEDVDRAVAAARRAFADGPWPRMLPRARARVLNKIADAVEAQDARLAELETFDTGLPITQALGQAQRAAENFRFFADLVVAQADDTYQVPGRQVNYVHRKPVGVAGLITPWNTPFMLESWKLAPALASGCTVVLKPAEFTPLSASLWAGIFAGAGLPDDVFNLVNGFGEEAGDALVKHPDVPLISFTGETTTGQTIYRNCAAGLKGMSMELGGKSPAIVFADANLDAALDSTLFGVFSLNGERCTAGSRILVERPIYDEFCKRYAARARDIVVGDPHDPATEVGALVHPEHYEKVMRYVELGKSEGRLLAGGGRPSGVDSGNYVAPTVFADVAPDARIFQEEIFGPVVALTPFDTEAEALALANDVKYGLAAYLWTSDLRRAHTFAQSVEAGMVWLNSHNVRDLRTPFGGVKASGLGHEGGYRSLDFYTHQQAIHVSLGPVHAARFGVRKGQS; translated from the coding sequence ATGACTCACCACGTCCCGCAAGGACTGCCGGGCGAGCTGAAGCACTACATCGGCGGGGAGCTCGTCGACAGCGTCTCGGGCAAGACGTTCGACGTGCTCGACCCCGTGTCGAACACGCCGTACGCGACCGCGGCCGCGGGCCGGGCCGAGGACGTCGACCGGGCGGTCGCCGCGGCGCGCCGGGCCTTCGCCGACGGACCGTGGCCGCGCATGCTGCCGCGCGCCCGCGCGCGGGTGCTGAACAAGATCGCCGACGCCGTCGAGGCGCAGGACGCCCGGCTGGCCGAGCTGGAGACGTTCGACACCGGCCTGCCGATCACCCAGGCGCTCGGGCAGGCCCAGCGCGCGGCCGAGAACTTCCGGTTCTTCGCCGACCTCGTCGTCGCGCAGGCCGACGACACCTACCAGGTGCCCGGGCGGCAGGTGAACTACGTGCACCGCAAGCCGGTCGGCGTCGCCGGGCTGATCACGCCGTGGAACACGCCGTTCATGCTGGAGAGCTGGAAGCTCGCGCCGGCGCTGGCTTCGGGCTGCACGGTGGTGCTCAAGCCGGCCGAGTTCACGCCGTTGTCGGCGAGCCTGTGGGCCGGGATCTTCGCCGGCGCGGGACTACCCGACGACGTGTTCAACCTGGTCAACGGCTTCGGCGAGGAAGCGGGCGACGCGCTGGTCAAGCACCCGGACGTGCCGCTGATCTCGTTCACCGGCGAGACCACGACCGGGCAGACGATCTACCGCAACTGCGCGGCCGGGCTCAAGGGCATGTCGATGGAGCTGGGCGGCAAGTCCCCGGCGATCGTCTTCGCCGACGCGAACCTCGACGCCGCCCTCGACTCGACGCTGTTCGGCGTCTTCTCCCTCAACGGCGAGCGCTGCACCGCGGGCAGCCGCATCCTCGTCGAGCGGCCGATCTACGACGAGTTCTGCAAGCGGTACGCGGCGCGGGCGCGGGACATCGTCGTCGGGGATCCGCACGACCCCGCCACCGAGGTCGGCGCGCTGGTCCACCCGGAGCACTACGAGAAGGTGATGCGGTACGTCGAGCTGGGCAAGTCCGAGGGCCGGCTGCTCGCCGGCGGCGGGCGTCCGTCCGGGGTGGACAGTGGCAACTACGTGGCGCCGACGGTGTTCGCCGACGTCGCGCCGGACGCCCGGATCTTCCAGGAGGAGATCTTCGGGCCGGTCGTCGCGCTGACGCCGTTCGACACCGAGGCCGAAGCGCTGGCGCTGGCCAACGACGTCAAGTACGGGCTGGCCGCCTACCTCTGGACGTCGGACCTGCGGCGCGCGCACACTTTCGCGCAATCGGTCGAGGCCGGGATGGTCTGGCTGAACTCGCACAACGTCCGCGACCTGCGGACGCCGTTCGGCGGGGTCAAGGCGTCCGGCCTCGGCCACGAAGGCGGCTACCGCTCGCTCGACTTCTACACCCACCAGCAGGCGATCCACGTCTCGCTCGGCCCGGTGCACGCCGCCCGGTTCGGCGTCCGGAAGGGACAGTCATGA
- the dapA gene encoding 4-hydroxy-tetrahydrodipicolinate synthase yields the protein MRFRSDPQAIRGSIAPLMTPFTADGAVDHAGLTNLVRWQLASGTHGISIGGSTGEPGSQTIAERAEAIRTVAAEVGDRVPFVPATGSAKLDEALELTAAARDAGIDAALVITPYYARPTQDALFVWYRTVCREFPDLPIVAYNVPSRTAVDLAPQTVARLFRSCDNFVGIKETTKDFEHFSRVLHLCGRELLVWSGIELLCLPLLALGGAGFVSATANIAPAACAEMYTAWQSGDHERAREIHYGLHPLVDLLFVETNPAPGKWVLEQRGLIASGHVRPPLITPSEAGLARIKDLMGEGEKYLSPVEGFTVKGKA from the coding sequence ATGCGATTCCGCTCCGACCCCCAGGCCATCCGCGGGTCGATCGCGCCGCTGATGACGCCGTTCACCGCCGACGGCGCCGTGGACCACGCCGGGTTGACGAACCTGGTGCGCTGGCAGCTCGCCTCGGGCACCCACGGCATCTCGATCGGCGGGTCCACCGGCGAACCGGGGTCGCAGACGATCGCCGAGCGCGCCGAAGCGATCCGCACGGTCGCCGCGGAGGTCGGCGACCGCGTCCCGTTCGTCCCGGCCACCGGCTCCGCGAAGCTCGACGAGGCCCTCGAGCTGACTGCCGCCGCGCGCGACGCCGGGATCGACGCGGCCCTGGTCATCACGCCGTACTACGCGCGCCCGACGCAGGACGCGCTGTTCGTCTGGTACCGCACGGTCTGCCGGGAGTTCCCGGACCTGCCGATCGTCGCCTACAACGTGCCGAGCCGGACGGCGGTCGACCTCGCGCCGCAGACGGTCGCGCGCCTGTTCCGCTCGTGCGACAACTTCGTCGGCATCAAGGAGACGACGAAGGACTTCGAGCACTTCTCCCGGGTGCTGCACCTGTGCGGGCGGGAGCTGCTGGTGTGGTCCGGGATCGAGCTGCTCTGCCTGCCGCTGCTGGCCCTCGGCGGCGCGGGGTTCGTCAGCGCGACGGCCAACATCGCCCCGGCCGCCTGCGCGGAGATGTACACCGCGTGGCAGTCCGGCGACCACGAACGGGCGCGGGAAATCCACTACGGCCTGCACCCGCTGGTGGACCTGCTGTTCGTCGAGACCAACCCGGCGCCGGGCAAGTGGGTCCTCGAACAGCGCGGGCTGATCGCGTCCGGGCACGTGCGGCCGCCGCTGATCACGCCGAGCGAAGCCGGTCTCGCCCGGATCAAGGACCTCATGGGAGAAGGCGAGAAGTACCTCTCGCCGGTCGAAGGTTTCACCGTGAAGGGGAAAGCATGA
- a CDS encoding FCD domain-containing protein: MADCLGHFEPARFTALNRDFHAVLFDACPNPQVLDLVRRGWDRLGGLRTSTFSFVPGRARQSVAEHEQILGLFDAGAPASDVERAVRAHRLATLDAFLAHRHP; this comes from the coding sequence CTGGCCGACTGCCTCGGCCACTTCGAGCCGGCCCGGTTCACCGCGCTCAACCGGGATTTCCACGCCGTGCTGTTCGACGCCTGCCCGAACCCGCAGGTCCTCGACCTGGTCCGGCGCGGCTGGGACCGGCTCGGCGGGCTGCGCACCTCGACGTTCAGCTTCGTGCCCGGCCGTGCGCGGCAGTCCGTGGCCGAGCACGAGCAGATCCTCGGCTTGTTCGACGCGGGCGCCCCCGCTTCCGACGTCGAACGAGCCGTCCGTGCCCACCGGCTGGCGACGCTCGACGCTTTCCTCGCCCACCGCCATCCCTGA
- a CDS encoding fumarylacetoacetate hydrolase family protein, whose product MTSIARPGKIIALHLNYRSRAVQRGRVPQQPSYFLKPPTSVAASGAALERPASTELLGFEGEIALVIGRTARRVRPEDGWSYVSGVTAANDFGVYDLRYADKGSNLRSKGGDGFTPLGPAVLPAADVDPAALRLRTWLNGELVQEDTTGDLLFGFGRLVADLSQLITLEPGDVVLTGTPAGASVAIPGDVVEVEVDTARHTTGRLITPITEGTVPFGPYGALPRADDQQRADAYGTSTGDFQLTAGLKERIESVGTATLSVQLRKRGLDDVFIEGLTSTRPGTRLTGRARTLRYLPYREDLFEKHGGGYNAQKRAIDALGPGDVLVMEARGERGTGTVGDILALRAQVRGAAGIVTDGGVRDLAAVSALDIPTYHAGPHPAVLGRRHVPWDVDVAIACGGAAVCPGDVIVGDGDGVLVIPPDLVEEVIDAAIEQELQETYIAEQVAAGERVEGLYPMDEHWRGRYAAWLAKR is encoded by the coding sequence ATGACCAGCATCGCGCGGCCCGGCAAGATCATCGCGCTGCACCTCAACTACCGGTCGCGCGCCGTCCAGCGCGGCCGGGTTCCGCAGCAGCCGTCGTACTTCCTCAAGCCGCCGACGTCGGTGGCGGCGAGCGGTGCCGCGCTCGAACGCCCGGCCAGCACCGAGCTGCTGGGCTTCGAAGGCGAGATCGCGCTGGTCATCGGCCGCACCGCCCGCCGCGTCAGGCCCGAAGACGGCTGGTCCTACGTCAGTGGGGTCACCGCGGCCAACGACTTCGGCGTCTACGACCTCCGCTACGCCGACAAGGGCAGCAACCTGCGATCGAAGGGCGGCGATGGCTTCACCCCGCTCGGCCCCGCGGTGCTGCCCGCCGCGGACGTCGACCCGGCCGCACTGCGGCTGCGCACCTGGCTCAACGGCGAGCTGGTCCAGGAGGACACCACCGGCGACCTGCTGTTCGGCTTCGGCCGGCTGGTCGCCGACCTCTCCCAGCTGATCACCCTCGAACCCGGCGACGTCGTCCTCACCGGCACGCCCGCGGGCGCGTCGGTCGCCATCCCCGGCGACGTCGTCGAGGTCGAGGTCGACACCGCCCGGCACACCACCGGCCGGCTGATCACGCCGATCACCGAAGGGACCGTCCCGTTCGGACCGTACGGTGCCCTCCCCCGCGCCGACGACCAGCAGCGCGCCGACGCGTACGGAACGTCCACCGGGGACTTCCAGCTGACCGCCGGGCTGAAGGAACGCATCGAGTCCGTCGGCACCGCGACGTTGTCGGTCCAGCTCCGCAAGCGCGGGCTCGACGACGTCTTCATCGAGGGGCTGACGTCGACGCGGCCCGGCACCCGGCTGACCGGCCGCGCCCGGACGCTGCGCTACCTGCCCTACCGCGAAGACCTGTTCGAGAAGCACGGCGGCGGCTACAACGCCCAGAAGCGGGCGATCGACGCCCTCGGCCCCGGTGACGTCCTGGTGATGGAGGCCCGCGGGGAACGCGGCACGGGCACGGTCGGCGACATCCTCGCGCTGCGGGCGCAGGTCCGCGGCGCCGCCGGGATCGTCACCGACGGCGGGGTCCGCGACCTCGCCGCGGTGTCCGCTTTGGACATTCCCACCTACCACGCCGGGCCGCACCCGGCGGTGCTCGGCCGCCGGCACGTGCCGTGGGACGTCGACGTCGCGATCGCCTGCGGCGGCGCGGCCGTGTGCCCCGGCGACGTCATTGTGGGCGACGGCGACGGCGTCCTGGTCATCCCGCCGGACCTCGTCGAGGAGGTCATCGACGCGGCGATCGAGCAGGAGCTGCAGGAGACGTACATCGCCGAGCAGGTCGCCGCGGGCGAGCGCGTCGAAGGCCTCTACCCGATGGACGAGCACTGGCGCGGGAGGTACGCCGCATGGCTCGCGAAACGGTGA
- a CDS encoding ATP-binding protein — MESFGTRLRRLRRAAELTQEALAEKSGLSGQAVGALERGDRRYPHRETLDRLADALGLTGDGRAEFAAAAARPGSPAGTAVVPRELPGGVAAFTGREAELDRVLGLLGESRQGGVVAVAGMAGVGKTALALEAGHRLARRFPDGSLHLDLRGHAADPPDPLDLLDRLIRELGGEPPTPLSLDSASARFRTLLAPKRVLLLLDNARDAAHVAPLLPGAGGSAAIVTSRVALTDLPQAHQVLLDVLPEADALRLLAAEVGAERVAAEPTAARTVARLCGYLPLALHLVGARLATRPRWPVAHLAHRLDDERRRLDETGVRTSFALAVGALDDSAARAYPLLSLLDVPELSVPVASRLLDAPERETEALLERLTDEHLLTTPAPGWYRLHDLLRLYAREQAPAGERAAAITRVVELCAAMAWQSMALVSAASHRHDWAAGRWASAGPASADEVFAWLDRHQAHLVTVVRQAAATPGVPPEAIAAVGLGLYEYHRARARWRDAIQVDEVALQLVDGVDPVAAATLRNDLGVAEAELAHGGEAAGFRRSHAFLRRSLADWEAIGDERQLAGTLNNLCFVYGLGDDVDEAIVFGERSLALNRSLGLRYVETLTLVNLAVLYGRQGDRARELAYASEAVAVGEQTGDVRGMAYGRMRIGIVHRELGRFDLAVEELGRSVDLWREAGVRLYEALTLAELGRAHLGREDRGRAREVLTDALELLREYGGEERAAVVRAELDRL; from the coding sequence ATGGAGTCGTTCGGTACTCGGCTGCGCCGCCTTCGGCGCGCCGCGGAGCTGACCCAGGAGGCGCTCGCCGAGAAGTCCGGGCTCAGCGGCCAGGCCGTCGGCGCGCTCGAACGGGGCGACCGCCGCTACCCGCACCGCGAAACCCTCGACCGGCTCGCCGACGCCCTCGGCCTCACCGGCGACGGCCGCGCCGAGTTCGCCGCCGCGGCCGCGCGGCCCGGCAGTCCGGCGGGCACCGCTGTCGTCCCGCGTGAACTGCCCGGCGGGGTCGCCGCGTTCACCGGTCGCGAAGCCGAGCTGGATCGCGTCCTGGGCCTGCTCGGCGAATCCCGTCAGGGCGGCGTGGTCGCCGTCGCCGGGATGGCGGGCGTCGGCAAGACCGCCCTCGCCCTCGAAGCCGGCCACCGGCTCGCCCGGCGCTTCCCCGACGGCTCGCTGCACCTCGACCTGCGCGGCCACGCCGCCGACCCGCCGGATCCCCTCGACCTGCTCGACCGGCTCATCCGGGAGCTCGGGGGCGAACCGCCGACGCCGTTGTCGCTCGATTCCGCGTCCGCCCGCTTCCGGACGCTGCTCGCCCCGAAGCGCGTCCTGCTCCTGCTCGACAACGCCCGCGACGCCGCCCACGTCGCGCCGCTGCTGCCCGGCGCCGGGGGCTCGGCGGCGATCGTCACCAGCCGCGTCGCGCTGACCGACCTGCCCCAAGCGCACCAGGTGCTGCTCGACGTCCTGCCCGAGGCCGACGCGCTGCGCCTGCTCGCGGCCGAGGTCGGCGCCGAGCGCGTCGCGGCCGAACCCACCGCGGCCCGCACGGTCGCGCGCCTGTGCGGCTACCTGCCGCTGGCCCTGCACCTGGTCGGCGCGCGGCTGGCGACGCGGCCACGCTGGCCCGTCGCCCACCTCGCGCACCGGCTCGACGACGAACGTCGCCGGCTCGACGAAACCGGCGTCCGGACCAGCTTCGCGCTCGCCGTCGGCGCGCTCGACGACTCCGCGGCCCGCGCGTACCCGCTCCTGTCGCTGCTCGACGTACCCGAGCTGTCGGTGCCCGTCGCGAGCCGGCTGCTCGACGCGCCCGAGCGGGAGACGGAGGCGCTGCTGGAGCGGCTCACCGACGAGCACCTCCTGACCACGCCCGCCCCCGGGTGGTACCGGCTGCACGACCTGCTCCGGCTCTACGCCCGGGAGCAGGCGCCGGCGGGCGAGCGGGCCGCGGCGATCACCCGCGTCGTCGAGCTGTGCGCGGCGATGGCGTGGCAGAGCATGGCGCTCGTCTCGGCGGCTTCGCACCGCCACGACTGGGCGGCCGGACGGTGGGCGTCGGCCGGGCCGGCGTCCGCCGACGAGGTGTTCGCCTGGCTCGACCGGCACCAGGCGCACCTCGTCACGGTCGTCCGGCAGGCCGCCGCCACGCCCGGGGTGCCGCCCGAGGCGATCGCCGCCGTCGGGCTCGGCCTGTACGAATACCACCGCGCGCGGGCCCGCTGGCGGGACGCGATCCAGGTCGACGAGGTGGCGTTGCAGCTGGTCGACGGGGTCGACCCGGTCGCCGCCGCGACGCTGCGCAACGACCTCGGGGTCGCCGAGGCCGAGCTCGCGCACGGCGGCGAAGCGGCCGGGTTCCGCCGGTCGCACGCCTTCCTCCGCCGGAGCCTCGCCGACTGGGAAGCGATCGGCGACGAGCGTCAGCTGGCGGGCACCCTCAACAACCTCTGCTTCGTCTACGGCCTCGGGGACGACGTCGACGAGGCCATCGTCTTCGGCGAACGGAGCCTGGCCCTCAACCGGTCGCTCGGGCTGCGGTACGTCGAGACGCTCACCCTGGTCAACCTCGCGGTGCTGTACGGGCGCCAGGGCGACCGCGCGCGCGAACTGGCGTACGCGTCCGAAGCGGTGGCGGTCGGCGAACAAACCGGCGACGTGCGCGGGATGGCGTACGGCCGGATGCGGATCGGGATCGTGCACCGGGAGCTGGGCCGGTTCGACCTCGCGGTCGAGGAGCTGGGCCGGAGCGTGGACCTGTGGCGCGAGGCCGGGGTCCGGCTGTACGAGGCGCTGACGCTGGCCGAGCTGGGCCGCGCGCACCTGGGCCGGGAGGACCGCGGCCGGGCGCGCGAGGTGCTCACGGACGCGCTGGAGCTGCTGCGGGAGTACGGCGGTGAGGAGCGCGCGGCCGTGGTGCGAGCGGAGCTGGACCGGTTGTGA
- a CDS encoding glycosyltransferase encodes MITAVGVVVPARDEASLVGACVRALDLSLRRLPAGVARAVCVVADRCRDATAAEACAAFGEVPGVVVVARSARTVGEVRDLGVARVRAALGSPAPARTLLLSTDADSRVTPGWARAHLARARQGYHAIAGTAELSDPFSTSARALSRYDDVLDRARTTEGHGSVYGANLGVRADAFDVVGGFGPRATGEDHDLWRRLGQAGFRRCYESGAPVVTSARLHGRAPDGLAALLRSLAEDTVA; translated from the coding sequence GTGATCACGGCGGTCGGCGTCGTCGTACCAGCGCGGGACGAAGCTTCGCTCGTCGGTGCGTGCGTACGCGCCTTGGACCTCTCGCTGCGGCGGCTGCCCGCCGGAGTCGCGCGCGCGGTCTGCGTCGTCGCGGACCGCTGCCGTGACGCGACGGCAGCCGAGGCGTGCGCGGCGTTCGGCGAGGTGCCCGGTGTGGTCGTGGTCGCCCGGTCGGCCCGTACGGTCGGCGAGGTGCGGGACCTCGGCGTGGCGCGGGTCCGCGCGGCCCTCGGCTCCCCCGCGCCGGCGCGGACGTTGCTGCTGAGCACGGACGCCGACTCGCGCGTGACGCCCGGCTGGGCGCGGGCGCACCTGGCCCGGGCGCGCCAGGGATACCACGCGATCGCGGGGACGGCGGAGCTGTCGGACCCGTTCAGCACGTCGGCCCGGGCGCTTTCGCGGTACGACGACGTCCTCGACCGCGCGCGCACGACGGAGGGGCACGGCTCGGTGTACGGCGCGAACCTGGGCGTGCGAGCGGACGCGTTCGACGTGGTGGGCGGCTTCGGGCCCCGGGCGACGGGCGAGGACCACGACCTGTGGCGCCGGCTCGGCCAGGCCGGCTTCCGCCGCTGCTACGAGTCCGGAGCCCCGGTCGTGACGAGCGCGCGGCTGCACGGCCGGGCCCCCGACGGCCTGGCCGCCCTGCTCCGCAGCCTGGCCGAGGACACGGTCGCCTGA